From a single Shewanella donghaensis genomic region:
- a CDS encoding UPF0149 family protein, whose translation MATPPSLCIENLKKALDSAEIGQHPVEVHGALVGLICGGVEQAKFAWQKPLLELMNDGQVVSSDLQQLINELFQDTATRLGDAEYGFTPLLPEEEEPLSTRLECLALWVQSYLTAIALIQPKLNGASTDVREIIQDLGAIAQVEFDVSDDDESEAAFIELHEFVRMAAILCYSEFGPEMPIDEEAAAPLH comes from the coding sequence ATGGCAACCCCTCCTTCTTTATGTATTGAAAATCTTAAAAAAGCATTAGATTCAGCTGAAATTGGTCAGCATCCCGTTGAGGTGCATGGCGCATTAGTCGGCTTGATTTGTGGTGGGGTAGAGCAAGCAAAGTTCGCTTGGCAAAAGCCATTACTTGAGTTAATGAATGACGGACAAGTTGTTAGCAGTGATCTGCAGCAATTAATCAATGAGTTATTCCAAGACACCGCCACCCGTTTAGGTGATGCTGAATATGGATTTACGCCGTTATTACCCGAAGAAGAAGAGCCGCTTAGCACACGCCTAGAGTGTTTAGCATTATGGGTGCAAAGCTACCTAACCGCTATTGCACTTATTCAGCCAAAACTAAATGGTGCTTCAACTGACGTACGTGAAATTATTCAAGATTTAGGTGCTATTGCCCAAGTTGAGTTTGATGTAAGCGATGACGATGAATCTGAAGCCGCCTTTATTGAGCTGCACGAGTTTGTCAGAATGGCCGCGATATTATGTTATTCAGAATTTGGCCCAGAAATGCCAATAGATGAAGAAGCCGCAGCGCCATTACACTAG
- a CDS encoding pyridoxal phosphate-dependent decarboxylase family protein: protein MTFTQQTNQQLFDAFKRQFDEFHNGLPSRNVASKTLEIATEPLPENGSEFSELVNYIDSAIQPNLSASNGGRYWGFVTGGANPVATYADWLVTTYNQNVAKGGDSIASSIERQALSWLCQLFELPDSFKGIVTTGATSANLLGAFTARQFTGMQQGINVALEGMSQLDVAIFSATPHASMVKSLGMAGFGQNSWHKVDCLAESEAMDVNSLEQQLVIMKAENSPKSIIVIASAATVTGTDYDDLIAISNLCKRYNAWLHVDAAFGIFERLMHGAEGKTKGLEFADSITLDCHKWLNVPYDCGVFLTQHQGLLQASCEVDAPYMMSDANEVAFMSLGIENSRRFRAFPVWATLKAYGKEGIKAQVSRNVAQAKQLAQWLEASDLYELVKPCELNVVLFKPKANLAEESLTAMSANECMLKLNQTGEIFFTPGVWNGEPIIRAAISNWVTTEEDMQTAIRALGH from the coding sequence ATGACGTTTACACAACAAACCAACCAACAGTTGTTTGATGCATTTAAAAGACAGTTTGATGAATTTCATAACGGCCTTCCAAGTCGAAATGTTGCCAGTAAAACCTTAGAAATCGCCACCGAACCGCTTCCTGAAAATGGCAGTGAGTTTAGTGAGCTAGTGAACTACATTGATTCGGCTATCCAACCCAATCTATCAGCCAGTAATGGTGGCAGGTATTGGGGCTTTGTCACTGGTGGTGCAAACCCTGTTGCCACCTATGCGGATTGGTTAGTGACCACTTACAATCAAAATGTGGCCAAGGGAGGTGACTCGATAGCCAGCTCGATTGAGCGCCAAGCACTGTCGTGGTTATGTCAGCTATTTGAATTACCAGACAGCTTTAAGGGCATAGTGACCACGGGCGCTACCTCAGCTAACTTACTGGGTGCGTTTACTGCAAGGCAATTTACTGGCATGCAGCAAGGCATCAATGTCGCCCTTGAAGGCATGAGTCAGTTAGATGTTGCTATTTTTAGTGCTACGCCTCACGCCAGTATGGTGAAAAGTTTAGGCATGGCAGGTTTTGGCCAAAACAGTTGGCATAAAGTTGATTGCCTAGCTGAGTCAGAAGCCATGGATGTGAATTCACTTGAACAACAACTTGTCATCATGAAAGCTGAAAACAGCCCAAAGAGCATCATTGTTATTGCCAGTGCAGCAACGGTAACAGGAACGGATTATGACGACTTAATCGCGATTTCCAATTTATGCAAAAGATATAATGCTTGGCTGCATGTTGATGCCGCGTTTGGCATATTCGAGCGATTAATGCATGGGGCTGAGGGCAAAACTAAGGGGCTAGAGTTTGCTGATAGCATCACTCTTGATTGTCATAAGTGGTTAAATGTTCCTTATGATTGCGGGGTGTTTTTAACGCAGCATCAAGGGTTATTGCAAGCAAGCTGTGAAGTCGATGCACCCTATATGATGAGCGATGCTAACGAAGTGGCCTTTATGTCTCTGGGCATTGAAAACTCACGCCGCTTTAGGGCTTTCCCTGTATGGGCAACTTTAAAGGCATATGGAAAAGAAGGCATCAAAGCGCAAGTTAGCCGCAACGTCGCCCAAGCGAAGCAATTAGCTCAATGGCTAGAGGCATCAGATTTATATGAATTGGTTAAACCTTGCGAACTTAACGTGGTGTTATTCAAACCTAAAGCGAATTTAGCTGAGGAAAGTTTAACAGCGATGAGTGCCAATGAGTGCATGTTAAAGCTTAATCAAACAGGCGAAATATTCTTTACCCCAGGGGTTTGGAATGGTGAACCCATTATTCGCGCTGCTATCAGTAACTGGGTGACAACAGAGGAAGATATGCAAACAGCCATTAGGGCTTTGGGTCATTAA
- a CDS encoding 5-formyltetrahydrofolate cyclo-ligase, with protein sequence MSMTRFMTGSNELQATQATGQTLITYFSSSSQASESDAVLSNQEIARKIYSGKNTDITDSFTDPTLPEPIFDSNDMSRDSIRRHIRQQRNGISEADQNQLALIASRHLLAEIQRISAKRVALYLGFDGELATSKLINALWKLDIEVYLPRLHPFAVGHLMFTRYTSDTVLINNCYNIAEPKLDIRHTVTINQLDMIVTPLVAFDDKGNRMGMGAGFYDRTLAQVKDNKPLAVGYAHDCQQVSFLPVEYWDVPLPVIITPTRRIAMTGP encoded by the coding sequence ATGAGCATGACGCGTTTTATGACTGGTTCTAATGAACTACAAGCAACTCAAGCAACTGGCCAAACCTTAATTACCTACTTTTCTTCTAGCAGCCAGGCTTCTGAGTCAGACGCTGTGTTATCTAATCAAGAGATAGCTCGAAAAATCTACTCAGGTAAAAATACCGATATCACGGATTCATTTACTGACCCGACATTACCAGAACCTATTTTCGACAGTAATGATATGAGTCGTGACAGTATTCGTCGTCATATCAGACAGCAGCGCAATGGCATTTCTGAAGCAGATCAAAACCAGCTAGCCTTAATTGCTAGCCGTCATTTATTAGCTGAAATTCAACGTATTTCGGCTAAGCGAGTGGCTTTATATTTGGGTTTTGATGGTGAACTGGCCACCAGCAAGCTCATTAATGCATTATGGAAATTGGATATTGAAGTGTACTTACCTCGCTTACATCCTTTTGCCGTAGGTCACTTGATGTTTACTCGCTACACCTCAGATACAGTGTTAATTAACAACTGCTATAACATCGCTGAACCTAAGTTGGATATTCGCCACACAGTGACAATTAATCAGCTTGATATGATTGTCACGCCATTGGTAGCCTTTGACGATAAAGGTAATCGCATGGGTATGGGCGCCGGCTTTTACGATCGTACTTTGGCGCAAGTAAAAGACAATAAGCCTTTAGCCGTTGGCTATGCCCATGATTGCCAACAAGTGAGTTTTTTACCTGTTGAGTATTGGGATGTGCCCTTACCAGTGATTATCACTCCCACAAGACGTATAGCAATGACGGGGCCTTAA
- the gcvT gene encoding glycine cleavage system aminomethyltransferase GcvT has product MANKTVLFNKHLESKGKMVDFHGWDMPLNYGSQIEEHNAVRQNAGMFDVSHMTVVDVTGTDACAFLRKLLANDIAKLKVAGKALYSGMLDDNAGVIDDLITYYLTDTHYRVVVNSATRVKDLAWMDKQSAGFEVTITERPELAMIAVQGPNAKAKAATVFSAEQNVAVEGMKPFFGVQAGSLFIATTGYTGEVGYEIIVPEAEAEALWQALLEAGVQPCGLGARDTLRLEAGMNLYGLDMDETVNPLAANMGWTIAWEPTDRDFNGRAALTAIKAAGPDKLVGLVMEQKGVLRHGMPVFFTDADGVEHEGSITSGTFSPTLGYSIAMARVPKGIADTAEVEMRKKRVAVKVIAPSFVRNGKQAF; this is encoded by the coding sequence ATGGCTAATAAAACTGTACTCTTTAACAAGCACTTAGAATCAAAAGGCAAGATGGTAGATTTCCACGGTTGGGATATGCCTCTAAACTACGGTTCACAAATCGAAGAACATAACGCCGTGCGTCAAAACGCAGGTATGTTCGATGTATCACACATGACCGTTGTCGATGTGACCGGTACCGATGCTTGTGCATTCCTACGTAAATTATTAGCAAATGATATTGCTAAGCTAAAAGTTGCTGGTAAGGCGCTTTATAGCGGCATGCTAGATGACAATGCTGGCGTCATTGACGACCTTATCACTTATTATCTAACTGATACCCATTACCGAGTGGTTGTTAACTCAGCAACACGGGTAAAAGATTTAGCATGGATGGATAAACAATCTGCAGGCTTTGAGGTGACGATCACCGAACGTCCTGAACTTGCCATGATTGCCGTTCAAGGCCCTAACGCTAAAGCCAAAGCTGCGACCGTATTCAGCGCTGAGCAAAACGTAGCCGTTGAAGGCATGAAGCCATTCTTTGGTGTTCAAGCTGGTTCACTGTTTATTGCCACTACCGGTTACACCGGTGAAGTCGGCTACGAAATTATCGTACCTGAAGCAGAGGCAGAAGCTTTATGGCAAGCACTACTAGAAGCAGGCGTACAGCCTTGTGGACTTGGTGCTCGTGACACCCTGCGTTTAGAAGCGGGCATGAACCTTTATGGTTTAGACATGGACGAAACCGTCAACCCGCTAGCCGCAAACATGGGTTGGACCATCGCATGGGAACCAACAGACCGTGACTTTAATGGCCGCGCAGCATTAACCGCCATAAAAGCCGCTGGACCTGACAAATTAGTCGGCCTAGTGATGGAACAAAAAGGCGTACTTCGTCACGGCATGCCAGTATTCTTTACTGATGCAGACGGTGTAGAGCACGAAGGTTCAATCACTAGCGGTACATTCTCGCCAACCTTAGGTTACTCAATTGCGATGGCAAGAGTACCAAAAGGCATCGCAGATACGGCAGAAGTTGAAATGCGTAAAAAGCGTGTAGCTGTTAAAGTAATAGCACCGAGCTTTGTACGTAACGGCAAACAAGCATTTTAA
- the gcvH gene encoding glycine cleavage system protein GcvH, with amino-acid sequence MSNIPAELKYASSHEWIRKEEDGTYTVGITEHAQELLGDMVFVELPEVGDTVTAGEDCAVAESVKAASDIYAPISGDVIAVNEALEDSPELVNSDAFGEGWFFRVQPSDEAETANLLDAAGYQEVIDEE; translated from the coding sequence ATGAGCAACATTCCAGCTGAACTTAAATATGCTTCATCTCATGAGTGGATCCGTAAAGAAGAAGACGGAACTTACACTGTCGGTATCACTGAGCATGCACAAGAGCTATTAGGTGATATGGTATTCGTAGAATTACCAGAAGTTGGCGATACCGTCACTGCTGGTGAAGATTGCGCAGTCGCTGAATCAGTAAAAGCGGCTTCTGACATCTACGCACCGATTTCAGGTGACGTGATTGCCGTAAACGAAGCATTAGAAGATTCACCAGAGCTTGTAAACAGCGATGCATTTGGTGAAGGTTGGTTCTTCCGCGTTCAGCCATCAGATGAAGCTGAAACCGCTAACTTGCTCGACGCAGCAGGTTACCAAGAAGTGATTGACGAAGAATAA
- the zapA gene encoding cell division protein ZapA: MSNSAIDISLLGRTYSINCPRGQEDALRLIAKGVEQQLSTLKTRTNNLSREELAIMAALNIGYELHEEQQKNKQYMAQMDERISLLQSTLENSLIERTAKTD, encoded by the coding sequence ATGAGTAATAGTGCCATTGATATCTCCCTTTTAGGGCGCACCTACTCGATTAATTGTCCAAGAGGACAAGAGGATGCTTTGCGCTTGATTGCCAAAGGCGTCGAGCAGCAGCTTTCTACGCTTAAAACACGTACCAACAATTTAAGTCGCGAAGAATTAGCCATTATGGCCGCGCTAAATATTGGTTACGAGTTGCATGAAGAGCAGCAGAAGAATAAGCAGTATATGGCGCAAATGGATGAGCGTATTTCGTTATTACAATCAACGTTAGAAAACTCGCTGATTGAACGAACAGCTAAGACCGACTAA
- the ubiH gene encoding 2-octaprenyl-6-methoxyphenyl hydroxylase, which yields MAGASLALGLAKLSEKLSAKHAGLLNRPISIALIEAVKPDDNHPGFDSRSIAIAHGSVFELTQLGIWPSIESLGTDIENIHISDRGHFGMTELNAEQFGLPSMGQVVELAKVGKVLFEQVQQADIKLYCPASLAKLDTDGHTLTLDNGQQIRTQLLVAADGANSKVRQALKQDVTQVEFEQVALVANVQTDKPHDSWAYERFTDTGPLALLPMATINGKTRLSLVWALDAERAQQLKHTDKADFLAKLQQAFGNRAGRFTDVGERVSYPLTLSYMPRPIYHRTVFIGNAAQTLHPIAGQGFNLGLRDVVGLIDAVETSIKASNKASTEANKSASSFDFGHNDIIHAYLAKREQDRQTTINNVEFLVRGFSNQYWPLVAGRSLALRLLSWCPPLKAPIAHKAMGWKSA from the coding sequence ATGGCTGGTGCCAGTTTAGCGCTGGGTTTAGCCAAATTATCAGAAAAATTATCCGCTAAACATGCAGGTCTTTTAAATCGTCCTATTTCTATCGCCCTAATTGAAGCGGTAAAACCCGATGATAATCATCCGGGATTTGATTCTCGCTCCATTGCCATTGCTCACGGTTCGGTGTTTGAGTTAACTCAGTTGGGTATTTGGCCAAGCATTGAAAGCCTTGGAACTGACATTGAAAATATTCATATCTCAGATCGCGGCCACTTTGGCATGACCGAACTCAATGCTGAGCAATTTGGTTTACCGTCAATGGGACAAGTGGTTGAGCTGGCTAAAGTCGGTAAAGTCTTGTTTGAACAAGTTCAACAAGCAGATATTAAGCTATATTGCCCAGCAAGCCTTGCCAAGCTAGACACAGATGGTCACACATTAACCCTCGATAATGGTCAGCAAATTCGCACTCAATTATTAGTTGCTGCAGACGGTGCAAATTCCAAAGTACGCCAGGCATTAAAACAAGATGTCACCCAAGTTGAATTTGAACAAGTGGCGCTGGTGGCCAATGTACAAACCGACAAGCCCCATGATAGTTGGGCCTATGAGCGCTTTACCGATACTGGGCCATTAGCCTTATTACCTATGGCGACCATCAATGGCAAAACTCGACTGTCATTAGTATGGGCGTTAGATGCTGAGCGAGCCCAGCAACTGAAACACACCGATAAAGCCGATTTTTTAGCTAAGCTGCAACAGGCTTTTGGCAATCGCGCCGGGCGCTTTACAGATGTTGGTGAACGCGTCAGTTACCCGTTAACCTTATCGTATATGCCAAGACCTATTTACCATCGCACTGTGTTTATTGGCAATGCCGCGCAAACATTACATCCAATAGCAGGCCAAGGTTTCAATTTGGGTTTACGTGATGTGGTTGGATTAATAGATGCTGTTGAAACAAGCATTAAAGCAAGCAATAAAGCCAGCACTGAAGCGAATAAAAGTGCTAGTTCTTTCGACTTTGGCCATAACGATATCATTCATGCTTACCTAGCAAAGCGCGAACAAGATAGACAAACCACCATTAACAATGTTGAATTTTTAGTGCGCGGCTTCTCAAATCAATACTGGCCATTAGTGGCAGGGCGCAGTTTAGCGTTAAGATTATTATCTTGGTGTCCGCCATTAAAAGCGCCTATTGCCCATAAGGCTATGGGCTGGAAAAGCGCTTAA
- a CDS encoding DnaJ-like cysteine-rich domain-containing protein produces the protein MSKLQQFQDFIRKNGKELTGVDVPVTLTNEEAKLPQLKFTFGWTVEVGVTKHEHGGHCPSGINAGSASNASSYANDKAKEYVSGQNSLFNDRFLKILGPDISENFLIKNRGLQSAPETYVGSKVCYSCNGSGTNSCYSCHGSGSDTCYSCSGSGRTQVTRHENNRTVYTTESCSACWGSGKKTCSSCGGSGTVTCSTCSGGGYLYFSYSIDGEAKRSTQWAYTSSDYHEWTSDFVKKTGLKVVHSLTELTEVDVDEALGGCTFIYAFTAKLPTLQFTANIDKIDTQLCFAGRNNITHNAGGVYDPAVWSIAKELAGGNKFDDKTALATPAIKDIIEANETNTAIALLDENWVSSDIKDAVVSNYQTLVTQLKKQSVKGIGPKMIGGLFKYAFLFLTLGMLVSLLFPTFAEDTSYRMNILNLPEWFMALLTMKFGLFGLPAYANYGFVFGLLWLSLKAVDKWYWKKIGRAKTWMLALTITVFLPHIGFTIFYNGMELVTNHTPKLANALVGGALFVGAYLLVLGAKWPNKWYTKILGIIVGAVLYCGLQYGLFLINPSFGLIEVQESYPQSVSSLLAVGARFMEHNIIEWVLLTICFAYFLTRRQFWLKAKTAVADYDSPVLLKSMNMEK, from the coding sequence GTGAGTAAATTACAACAATTTCAAGATTTTATTCGAAAAAATGGTAAAGAACTCACTGGTGTAGATGTACCAGTGACGTTAACCAATGAAGAAGCTAAACTGCCACAGCTTAAATTTACCTTCGGCTGGACGGTTGAAGTTGGTGTCACTAAACATGAACATGGTGGCCACTGTCCTTCTGGAATAAACGCTGGCTCTGCATCAAATGCCAGTAGTTATGCGAATGATAAAGCGAAAGAATATGTAAGTGGTCAAAACTCACTGTTTAATGACCGCTTCTTAAAAATTCTTGGCCCTGATATTTCTGAAAACTTCCTTATCAAAAATCGTGGTTTACAATCTGCACCCGAAACCTATGTTGGTAGCAAGGTTTGTTATAGCTGTAACGGCTCAGGTACCAATTCTTGTTATAGCTGTCATGGTTCAGGCAGTGATACTTGTTATAGCTGTAGTGGTAGTGGCCGTACCCAAGTTACTCGTCATGAAAACAACCGTACTGTCTATACAACAGAGTCATGTTCAGCATGTTGGGGAAGTGGTAAGAAAACCTGCTCTTCATGTGGTGGTTCAGGGACAGTAACTTGTAGCACTTGTAGCGGTGGTGGTTATCTTTACTTCAGTTATAGCATTGATGGGGAAGCCAAACGCAGTACCCAATGGGCTTATACTAGTAGCGATTATCATGAATGGACTTCTGACTTTGTTAAGAAAACAGGTTTAAAAGTGGTTCATAGTCTTACAGAATTAACTGAAGTTGATGTAGATGAGGCATTAGGGGGTTGCACCTTTATTTACGCTTTTACCGCTAAACTGCCAACACTACAATTTACTGCGAATATTGACAAAATTGATACGCAACTATGTTTTGCTGGTCGTAATAATATTACTCATAATGCTGGCGGCGTATACGACCCTGCTGTTTGGAGTATTGCTAAAGAGCTTGCTGGCGGAAATAAGTTTGATGACAAAACAGCACTCGCCACACCCGCTATCAAAGATATTATTGAAGCAAATGAAACTAATACCGCTATCGCATTATTAGATGAAAACTGGGTTTCTAGCGATATTAAAGATGCGGTGGTGTCGAATTATCAAACCTTAGTAACACAGCTTAAGAAGCAAAGCGTAAAAGGCATTGGCCCTAAAATGATTGGCGGCTTATTCAAATATGCTTTTCTATTCCTCACCTTAGGGATGTTGGTGTCATTGTTATTTCCAACCTTTGCCGAAGACACCAGTTATCGTATGAATATACTAAATTTACCGGAATGGTTCATGGCATTACTGACGATGAAATTTGGTTTGTTTGGACTACCAGCCTATGCCAATTATGGTTTTGTATTTGGCTTACTATGGTTAAGCCTTAAAGCGGTTGATAAGTGGTATTGGAAGAAAATTGGCCGTGCAAAAACTTGGATGCTGGCCCTTACCATTACTGTGTTTTTGCCTCATATCGGTTTTACGATTTTTTATAACGGCATGGAGCTTGTGACGAACCATACGCCAAAGTTAGCAAATGCCTTGGTTGGTGGTGCCTTATTCGTCGGTGCTTACTTGTTGGTGCTAGGCGCTAAATGGCCCAATAAATGGTATACAAAAATATTAGGAATTATTGTGGGAGCCGTACTTTATTGTGGATTACAGTATGGCTTATTTCTAATAAATCCTTCTTTTGGGCTTATTGAAGTACAAGAAAGCTACCCTCAATCAGTGAGTTCCTTGCTTGCTGTAGGCGCTCGATTCATGGAACACAATATTATTGAATGGGTACTGCTAACGATCTGTTTCGCGTACTTCCTGACCCGTCGTCAATTTTGGTTAAAAGCTAAAACGGCAGTGGCTGACTATGACAGTCCTGTGTTGCTTAAATCGATGAATATGGAAAAGTAG
- a CDS encoding FAD-dependent oxidoreductase — MFQTQTYDVAIVGGGMVGLATAIGLAEANLKVVVIDAGQTEAVSGEPRLRVSAINKASERLLTNLGAWQYIDTERATPYSKMAVWDKDGLGKIAFDAASISEPSLGAIIENQSISFALAKRTAELSNITHLEGQRLDRIAFGERESWLTLDNGDNLSAALVVAADGANSWVRTQCQIPLTFWDYGHHAIVATIRTSEPHDATARQVFLADGPLALLPLYEDNLSSIVWSVSPEQAEELLALSSEEFSKALTAASDGRVGICELVSERQSHPLRMRYARHFARHRLLLAGDAAHTIHPLAGQGVNLGFLDAASIIETISELHDAGKDIGDYANLRALERWRKADAIEMISAMEGFKRLFSGNNPIKKAFRDLGLNLVDNVAGLKTVFIKQAIGNKVKLPKLCRD; from the coding sequence ATGTTTCAAACTCAAACCTATGATGTAGCCATTGTTGGCGGTGGTATGGTTGGCTTGGCAACAGCAATCGGTTTAGCCGAAGCAAATCTTAAGGTCGTGGTTATCGATGCAGGCCAAACTGAAGCGGTATCAGGTGAGCCTCGCTTGCGGGTTAGCGCCATTAATAAAGCCAGTGAGCGCCTCCTGACTAATTTAGGTGCTTGGCAATATATTGATACCGAACGTGCTACGCCTTATTCAAAAATGGCCGTGTGGGACAAAGACGGCTTAGGCAAAATTGCCTTTGACGCCGCCAGTATCAGTGAGCCATCTTTGGGCGCAATTATCGAAAACCAATCAATCAGTTTTGCCTTGGCCAAACGCACCGCAGAATTATCCAATATTACTCACCTTGAAGGTCAGCGCTTAGATCGCATCGCCTTTGGTGAACGAGAGTCGTGGTTAACCCTAGATAACGGCGACAACTTAAGCGCCGCCCTCGTGGTTGCAGCTGATGGCGCCAATTCTTGGGTACGCACACAATGCCAAATTCCATTAACCTTTTGGGATTATGGTCATCATGCCATTGTTGCCACTATTCGTACCAGCGAGCCACATGATGCTACCGCCCGCCAAGTGTTTTTAGCTGACGGCCCATTAGCCTTATTGCCATTATATGAAGACAACTTAAGCTCAATTGTGTGGTCAGTATCGCCAGAGCAAGCAGAAGAGTTATTAGCCTTATCAAGCGAAGAGTTTTCAAAAGCCTTAACCGCCGCTTCTGACGGTCGCGTCGGTATTTGTGAACTGGTCAGCGAGCGACAATCTCATCCGCTACGTATGCGATATGCCCGTCATTTTGCTCGCCACCGTTTGCTATTGGCTGGTGATGCAGCCCATACCATTCATCCATTAGCAGGTCAGGGCGTAAACCTAGGCTTTTTAGATGCCGCTAGCATCATTGAAACCATTAGCGAATTACATGATGCAGGTAAAGATATTGGTGATTATGCTAACTTACGTGCACTTGAGCGCTGGCGAAAAGCCGATGCCATTGAAATGATCAGCGCAATGGAAGGTTTTAAAAGACTATTTTCTGGGAACAACCCCATCAAAAAAGCCTTTAGAGATCTGGGCTTAAACCTGGTTGATAATGTCGCTGGACTAAAAACAGTGTTCATCAAACAGGCTATAGGCAATAAAGTGAAACTTCCTAAACTCTGTCGCGACTAA
- a CDS encoding glycerophosphodiester phosphodiesterase, producing the protein MTSRALCSAAFYTTFFCSLLFLSACKSTPEPVKSTYIIPAALTHLPADSANQGLDIIDIQLALGDRNLYLTKNGNIKLLDTSQCQLDISAHRGDFRQPESSYNAIASALNDNFNSVEIDVMLLKDGTWVNHHDSQTGRATVHYTGERYKVERMNRKEFAQLKLRDKDTNALLDERPISAAEAFKVFAAYRMPNQKLNVEVKSEANGQELVELDNMLRKYIGGDGFYYSAADQDILYKLRGINPYVYLGFIQGGHPTSVEKLSADLRRGVKNDAYYLDNQNNIELAGRYGTKRYRSRYKDYTSSSSLRKLHSKLGSNSGIHLDIRSYTQHSSVQSRAKSLGMKVYTYSLNGTDYHQSQLLKLGTNKLPDGVIVDATPYKICQRLFTAAVPAKRYQPLSNVGRYIASLPQDADFDRFDEMLGYQQEGYYLSLASGLKSIYSNKTKQVTNNTPTPLLEHGFPTITDEKIDTNTGDTIILTLPNGNTK; encoded by the coding sequence ATGACAAGTCGCGCCCTTTGTTCTGCTGCTTTTTACACCACCTTTTTTTGTTCACTCTTATTTTTGTCAGCATGTAAATCCACTCCTGAACCGGTGAAATCAACTTATATTATTCCTGCTGCACTCACGCACTTACCTGCTGATAGTGCCAATCAAGGTTTAGATATTATTGATATTCAACTTGCCCTTGGAGATCGTAACTTATATCTCACTAAGAATGGCAATATCAAATTATTAGACACTTCCCAATGTCAGTTAGATATTTCAGCTCACCGTGGTGATTTTCGTCAGCCAGAAAGCAGCTATAACGCTATCGCCTCTGCATTAAATGACAACTTCAACAGTGTTGAAATTGATGTGATGTTGCTTAAGGACGGCACTTGGGTCAATCATCATGATAGCCAAACTGGCCGTGCGACAGTTCATTACACGGGCGAACGCTATAAAGTTGAACGCATGAATCGCAAAGAGTTTGCACAATTAAAGCTTCGCGATAAAGACACCAATGCCTTACTTGATGAACGCCCTATTAGCGCAGCTGAAGCTTTTAAAGTCTTTGCGGCGTACCGGATGCCTAATCAAAAACTCAATGTCGAAGTTAAATCTGAGGCTAATGGCCAAGAATTAGTTGAACTCGATAATATGCTAAGAAAATATATTGGTGGTGACGGCTTTTATTATTCAGCCGCAGACCAAGATATCTTATATAAACTTCGTGGCATTAACCCTTACGTTTACCTTGGCTTTATTCAAGGTGGACACCCTACCAGTGTCGAAAAGTTGAGTGCTGACTTGCGAAGAGGTGTTAAAAATGATGCTTATTACCTCGATAATCAAAACAATATTGAATTAGCAGGCCGCTACGGTACTAAGCGTTATCGTTCTCGATATAAGGATTACACCAGCAGTTCGTCATTAAGAAAACTGCACAGTAAATTGGGGAGTAATTCCGGGATCCATCTTGATATCCGCAGCTACACACAACACTCAAGTGTGCAAAGCCGTGCTAAGAGTTTAGGGATGAAGGTATACACCTACTCGCTTAATGGCACCGATTACCATCAATCACAATTACTTAAACTCGGAACCAATAAATTACCTGATGGGGTCATTGTTGATGCTACGCCATACAAAATATGCCAACGCTTATTCACCGCAGCTGTTCCCGCTAAGCGCTATCAACCGCTGAGTAATGTAGGCCGTTACATTGCCTCATTGCCACAAGATGCCGACTTTGACCGCTTTGATGAAATGCTCGGTTACCAGCAAGAAGGCTATTATTTGTCGCTCGCTTCAGGCCTTAAATCTATCTATAGCAATAAGACCAAACAAGTGACCAATAACACACCAACACCCTTGCTAGAGCATGGTTTCCCTACGATTACTGATGAAAAAATTGATACCAATACAGGCGACACCATCATTTTGACGCTGCCCAATGGCAACACTAAATAA